agtcGTCACATGTATCTTGTATAgagagctagtggtcacatatatatatcgtgCGGGGTGTACTGCATGCTCGGGAACACTTGCATAGCAAAGGTTTCATACTTAGGAGTGTGAAGGCTACCTATCTTTTAATATCAGCTATGTCTCACAGGCATGTCTCACTGGCCTACACAGCTCTCTCTAAGTCGGAGCGTAAATTTGGACAATGGAAACACTGCAAAGTCTGGCAAAGACACGACCGAATGGAGGTCAGTCTACCGGAAATGGGTATTTACTGCTCCGACCACCTTTTTAAGGACATGGATACCTTTGCCATGCTCATCTTCAATAAATTGAAACTTTGATTTAAGCTATCCCCACCCACCCGCTCGCACTACCAAATCCTGTGGCCTTTGTCCGTTCTGGCTTCTCCAGATCTGGCCATCTAGCCCTACAATCTACCACTGGTGTTGGTCCAGTTCCTCAATGAGTTGTTTCACCTTGACATACTAGTATAATGTTGAACTTCCTTATGTAGACAGCTGTGTATGTAGAATGGCTCCAGTCACACACATTTGGTTGTCTTCATTATAGGCCTTGCGGTCGTTCCTGATCCAGGCCTTCATAGAGCGGGCTCAATATTTCGTTGGCGTTGTCTGTCCATGACAGAAGTCTTAGGCTTATGTTCAGTTGGCGACCATCTCCTCTCAAAGTGGAGACAGATGTGCACATGCTGTCCTATTCTCCTAAACaggaaatttttgtttactccAGTCAAAATATGAAAGTGGGGTTTTATTAAGCACATTCTACCCCCTGATCCAAATCCTGTCTAAGCTCCGCATGGCTCAGTCGACACTTCGTGGTTTGTAAGCGCTCTGCAGGGCTAAGACGCCTCCCCTGCGGACTTTGAACGGAAGATAGGCAACCTGATAACCTGCGCCTTAATATCATCTTAACCTTTtattctttgccttttttttaatttctcactGTTTACATGCTATACCAGGCAAGTAAATATAGTAATATAGAACAATTTGTATATTCCATGAAGGGTTTTCACACAAGTTGATGGCTTTCCTCATTAGAGAAGAATCTATACCCATACAGCTTTCCCACGTGTCAGCTGCTCTTGGTCCACCACAGGAAGCTCATCGTGCATCCAGGTCATGACAGGGAAGTTGACTAATATAAATACTCATACGTTCTTATAGTCAATGTCTCACAATGgacaatatatataaacaatttatGAAAAGAGACTTACATACTTCTCTCACTCTTACTATTGACGCTCACAAAGACAACACACCACTGTAGCATTAGctcaaatgttttcaaatgttcaGAGAGACAGTAAACTTACTaaggacatatatatatatatcatttgcATACCGACATTAAAAATCATACTATTAAAGATTATGCTATAGAAGTTACAGAAGAATATGTAAAATAAGAAACGTGGGGTGAGAATGTGAGAAATTCCAATATTCACTACACGCAAAGAagtagaaaaggaagaaaaaggcgTAGAAATATCGGTACGGGAAGACCTCTCTGATGGCCTCGTCCTCTCATCGTTGTGCACCATGCACTGCACGACCTACGCAGCGCGACAGGTCGCGGCGGGGCGATAACGCGATGCAAGCGTGGAACACACTTCCTGCTTTGCGCGTgagaatatttgtcaaacatAGGAGAGGACACTACCTGTGAGTACCGGGTACGTCACGTGGTGCAACAAATCAGAGAAGGCACCAGCACTCATTCAGTGTGTGGTGCTGTACGTGGATGTCACACACTCCAGCTCGCTGAACGCGTAAGGTAAGACAAACGACTAAGAGCTTCTCTTGAGATAAGACACACGTAGAGATGAGTGCTTATAGCTTGCCAAAGATGATTCATTTATTGCTTAGGATAAACAACCATGttagggagggagggggaggacagACAGGCAGATTATGGGTACtgtgtgttgtctgtctgttctCTATTGTCTACTAGGAATATCTTACATCTCAGTATAGTGATAATCGCGTTTTAGTTGGAACCATAGATACTTCGAGAGTGAtaaatgcatgtatataaaGTACATATGGAAACAGTTACATATCCTCTCATAACCACACGCACTGACATACCTCGCTAAAGCACGTGTACAGACATAGACACACGTCATGTGTTAATTAAGAAGACATTAGTACAAGGCTACAGTTAAGGTAACGGAAAACTCCCGTACGTAACCTTCCTTGTCAGGCGTCACAAACCATAACGTGTACCTGACATTTTTCCAATCGCTAAAAAAAATGCCCGTGAATGGTGCCAATGGTGCGTGTCGTCAGAGCGAGCTTTCATCACCAGGTAGTGTTTAAGTCTGCTCCACGCCGTTCTACCTTTCTCGATAGATATAAAATGAACGGCCATAATGGGTCGACagagggaaggaagaaaggtgAGTGTTCCCAGAAGAATGTTCCGCTTTCTCTGTACTTATCTTAGGTATAGTAGACCCTTCATGTTTACCTCGACAATGTGCCAGGCGCTACTTATTTATTACCACTGCCAAATTGCATGCCTTGCCcgtaaaaaaagacaaaaaaacaaacgagaCAATAACACTTCCTGGTTGTCGGCCTTCTTGTCATtactcttcttctcttctctacCCTCTCCCCCAATAAACCCACCATACTGTCACGTCTACACTGGCACAACCGCACATACTGACACTTTTGCTGCACAGGCTATGAAGTTACACTAAGCTACACTAcattaagacagaaaaaactaCAGTGTTTATACAACCTGTTTATCTTTGCTATAACAGCACAATGTGAGAATCAAGCATGGGATGTTCCCAATGACATAGTTTGGCCAGGTAATGGCTACGTACAGACTGTACGAGTGTACGGTATTAAAAACTGACAAGACTAGAACTGCGACCTCATCCTGTAGTTAAGTGTCCACATATCCACTACTCTACTGTTGGCAGACGATAAAAGCATGGCGGAGTTTGTGTTCCGGAGGGAGGAGGAGTGGACGGCCAAAGACCTCTACGACACCTGGCGCACCTCTCTTCCGATGCTTGTCATCGTCAACAAGGGTTTCTACGGCAACAGGGAGGAGTTGTCCTTCTGCACAGGACAGGTAAGCTGAGCATTAGTCAGTCGCGATCATTTCAGTTTCAGGGCTAAGCTTCACCTCACAGCTTTGCATCATTCGTTGAGAAATAGAAACTACTAGACTACATAACCACTAGTAATTTAGAATAATTTGCTGACTTCTAAGGGTTCAGCTGGCGTGACTGGGCATTCTGGTCTCTGGTTTTCTGCTGATGGGAATCTCGGCTATCAATTACAAACAACCCTGGTCTTCAGGAAGTAATTTGTCACAGctagaataaacaaaagtttgtgACTCAGGACTGTCGCATTCTTTCGTCACATTTTGAATAACAACCAGGCGAGATAGGAGAATTCAGATGATATTCGCCGCTTTTCGACTCGACTGATACAAGAGACGCGAGTAGCCAGACCTGATTACGAAGAtccgtttcttttttctgttagggtcaaacacaaacaactctGCACAGACTTGTTTTACCTCGAGCATTGCCAACATAGTCGTCTAGCTTTTACCTGGATTTGCAAGGGTAGATTGGTGGGCAAGCAGgcaaacaagcagacagactAGAATCGTGCTCTGCATTACGACAGAACAGCTTTTCCTGACAAGAAGGAAACTCGTCAATACATACAATAAATCAAAAAGAATCAAAATTCATCGCTTTCCCCAGAAGCAAAAAACTATCTTCATGCATCATACTTATACATTTACAATTTTCCAGTTTAAgttatagaaataaatgaatgttaAACACcagtttaaattaaaacatgtgagtgaaagagagagagagagaactctttatttacgaggatgGAAGAATAAGCGGAacacgatttttaaaaacattcagcCCTCattcccctttaaaaaaaaaaattaggaagaGGATGTTAAATGGCTGCTTTATCCTGTCTAGTCTAGGTGTGGAAGAGCACAAATTCTACTTTGTATGAAGATTCTTCTTTCTTCGGGTTTGGAGTAAACAGCCCGCTGAGCGCACACGTGTGACGGACGCTCATTAAACACTCGCGCAGTTGCTCAGACAATTAGCGAGTTAATTCTTTTTCCTTATAAACAGGACACATAAATCTGCCTCTTTGCAGGACCTGCGCAAAtttagtaataacaataattatgttacagtcattaattaaaaatatgtcgtaagtgtaaaaaaaagcaatatctTAATGCAcatccaacaacaacagcctTAGTTATCGAGTAAACTActagaaagtttcttttaatcAGTTTGATATGTCGAAGAATACCAGAATTTCGGCATAAAATTACTGTTAAAACTGTTCACACACAAAGCTATAATCACGATTTAATCACTGATGACTGATGTTTCACTGTACTCACGAAATATACATAACACATCCTCCTCGAATGCCTGAACATAGAGACCGCCTATGATGTACACAACTGTCTCTGGGGGACGACCCACCACACCCTCTTCTTCCTGTCTTGCTACTCTTGGGGTAGCAATCCTAGTCGTTTGTCAGGGACAAATACTCCAAATCAAACACTCAGGACAGCGTGGCGAAATCTCATTATATTAGACGTTTGagcagaaagaaatttttttcacgTACTGGCCAGTATGAGCTTTGAATCCATGACTTCTGCTCCGAGATGGATCTCGATAGGTAGACGACGATTAGaacatgcttgtttgtttagcGAAATATACTTTAACTTATAGTCTGGCCACTAAATCTCAcagcaagaagaaacaaaaacaaacacacaagataACACATCATGATTTGTGGTCTTTCACAGGACAATTCCCACCACAGTTATCATCGCCTCATTGATAGTCACAGGCAGGCAAAGCGAGTGCACGCGTGGGTGTTTGAGTGAGAGTGTATTTGTCAGTAAGTGAAGGAAAGATCGTGCAATCAGACATGTTCACATGGGGGTTGTGGGACGTTCACACAGCGGCTGTGTTGTGTAATTATTGTCAGTGTGTTTCGTTGCGTGTTGCAGGTGCTGCTGTTGCACAGAACCGACGTGCAGGAGCGCGCCCTGGTGTACGACAAGCAGGGCAAGACCTTCAGCATCCCCCTCGACTACAGCCACTACTTCGCCGCTAACGACTCACAAGGTTAGCTATAGTCTTAAACTAGTCAGGGGAATGAGACAGACATGGcaaagcagagagaaagaaggaagggcGATGTAGAGAAAGGGAtgataacaacaaataaagataaaacgTGTCTCTAACGATGATGACGACTGCAGGGACCGCGATGATTTCTTTGAAAGCAAAGGTAAACAAATCTCTTTCTACAAAATTGCAGAGGAAATGAGCTTGCGGGATATTATCGTAAAACACGGTGTGCCTGTGAGGATTCGGTTCGCGGAGTCCGGCGTTCATACCAAAGAGAACAAGTCCCTCTGTGACACCTTGAACGTGGCGGCTGTTCTTCAGGAACCTTTCTTCTTGGCCAACACGGTCAATCAaggtaaataatattaataataatgatgatgatcatcatccaCTTTATGCTCATGCTGGCTTACTAGTTCACACAAGCATTCGatgtcctgtaaacagatgccacaagcagaTAAAGAACATGTAAACAGGTAATCTTGCAAGCACAAGTTTTCAAAGGATTGCTGTGGACTCGTCCTCAGCTGTACAAGATAAGATCATGTGATTTTAAGGTGCCAGAGTAAAGAAACTCCTACGCTGAAAGGCAGCACCAATAGTAATGACGATTTTTACTGATATTTACAGGGAGACTGTTGGAATCGGTGATTACCGTGCCGTTGTACCTAAAGGAAGTGACGTTTTGCCGAATAACGGATCTAGTGGACAAAACTCGTTTCACTGGCCTCCAGGACTTCATGGCTTCCATAACTGGACAGCTTTGTCAAGTTGATTTCACTGCGGAGTACGGTGACAAAGGTAAGTTTCATGGCCTCCAAAACATATAAGATTTGTCAAGTCCGGAGTAAATGTAGTGAAGTAAAAAGCATGCACGTACAACACGCACTCACCCTTAAGCCAACTCATCGCCTTTATCTTTACCTCTGCTTCTCTTCTACTCAAACCAGTCAAAACATTatgaacttttcttttttttacagagaTGGTAAAACTTTCAGACAAAACCGTGACTCCATCAGCCAACATTTATCCAGACATCGAGACCAACGTCTACattaacatcaaacaaacagGGTATCGTCAACCTCCTCCACCAAGACCAAAAAGCACATCAGTGATACCTGAGAGCAAAACAGTAAAACCAAAGCCTCAGCCACCTGAGGGGCAGAAAGAACAACTGTGCGTCAACATTAACCGTGACCAGATGTCACCAACAAGCAAACTCCCTCCTAGCACACCGCGCCGTCCTCCGCCCCCTGTTCCAGTTGATGAACACCTGGACACTTCTAGCGCTGCGCCGTCAAACGCTGAGCAGCAAGGCTCCAGTATCTACGAGATTCCAGAGCCTGCGAGCGGCCAGACACGCGTATCGCTGgttgaaaagggaaaaaaggtcATGCATAACCTCCAGAAAGAACAGCCAAATATCGTGAAGTCTGAGCTTGACAAAGCTTTAGCAAAAAGACGAGATCGCGCTCGGGATGGAGATGCAGGGTCCGTTCCCAAAACAGAGGCTGAggcttttaaatgtaaaaaggaTTCGGAAATTCCCTCAGTCGCTCCAGTAGGGGTTGTGTCTCTGTCTATGCGACCAGTTGGCGAAGAGTCACCAGTTCCTGTGGGCTTTGCTCCCCCAGGCTCAGCGGAGGGCAAAGAAAGTCGTACAGATGAAAAAAGATCCAAGACTTCAACAGAGAAAACAGCCATTACCGCCCCCAAGCCATCAGAAGCAGCGCCTCCTGTGCTCAATAGTAGCATGAAGCCCCTTGCCATGACACCGTTGAAGACGGACGTTATGGCGGATTCCAAAGAGAAACGAAAGATTCCCAAATTATTCGGAAAGTCTGAATCGGAGGAAGGCGACGACAAACCCAAAGTCTTGCCGAAGCCGAAGATAGGTCCGCTGTCGTTCGAGCCTGTTCAAATGGAAGCTAAGTCGGCAGCGAGCGAAAGTACGTATGTCAATCAGCAGCAGATGGCCATGATCAGGCCCACCATCAGTTCAAAAATAACCGAGACAGACACCTCTAGCTCCAATGGCCTCGAGCCCAAACCCGCTGTGACATCACTTCTGGAGGCTACCAACGCGAGCGGTGGAGCGTCGTCAGTGGAGAAGTCGGGTGCATCACAGTCCAACTCTCTAAGAGAGACGAACGCCGACGAAAAACCTTGGCCGCTGACTCTGAACCAGATGACCATAGCTCAGGTCACAGATGTTCTGTCGAAACTAAAGTTGGAGAAGTATGTGGCGAAATTCCAAGAGGAAATGGTCGATGGCAGTGTATTAAGCCGGCTGAATGATGATGCGCTTAGCACAGACTTCGAAATGCGCCTCGTGGAAGTGGCTCGCTTGCGGTCCTTTGTAGAGACAGGGAGGATACCGATGTAGTCTAGGTTTTGTTGAGACAGGAAAATAGAGATATAGTCTTGGTTTTGCAGAGACAGACAAGATAGAGATGTAATCTTGACTTTGCTGGAGACTGGTAGTCATCTGAGTTTAATGTTAATAGAGATTGCCATGATAGCCACCTACCTAGGCATTGCATCATGTAACTCCAAAAAGCTAGATCAAATTTTCCTCACAGAAACCTATCAAGTgtcactttttacatttttggtgTTTATACAACCTACACGGTTTCTCTGCGTGGCTCGTGAAAAAGATTTGTTCAAAGAAACTACAGTACATTTGGAGCTATGTGATGTAATGAACACTGGCAGAACCTTGGGGCATTTACAAGTAGTTTGTATCCATCATCAACTCATTGAACCAAATATGAAGCACACTTTTTCACTGTTAACTCTGTGACATTTGATACTGATAATGCTATGATGTTGATATCTTATTAGCTGTAACAAGGTGCCCATGGCTATTACATTCCAGTCACAACTGTTGAGTGAGGTTTCTGCCAACTGACAGGCATGAAACCTTGACGCACGAGACTCCTTTTATCCCATCCTGTTTTTTCATCCATGTCCTTTCATAggcttctatatatataaaactggtCCTTAATTCTTGAATATTTTACGTCACGTATTTTCACAAATCAATTGCTTTTCCCCTATCCATTTATCTGCACTATTAGTATCCACCCACAATCCTTTTTTGCATTAAAGCAAATGCAACATCAGTTCTTTGATGCTCTTTCATACCTTTTTGTAGTTCCTGATATTTCATGTCTGGAGTTACACAGGACAAGGTGCATGGAAGATTttgccattttattttgcaaactcAATACAGATGAGCAGAATAGAAAAAGTTTACTGTGTGCACTCAAGTTTCAATGTTATCCCTCAAGATTATAAATGGGCACATAGGAAACCAAAACACGGAAACAGAGGCAGAGCTTTAAGGTAAGAATTCTCATCCACACATGACCGCGACTTTTTAAGAACTTTTAGCAGTATCATGCTGTTATGTTTTTGTCTAGTCTGCATGTTTTAACCCCTGAAATTTATACCTAGCGCAAGGTTACTACCTAATCTGAGCCCCTTTGAACCGTGACcataaatatttaacagatGACATATTTCCGACTGTCTccaaacaattgtttttaatatttttaaagactaCAATACTACCTTTAAAATATAACTCTTTACAAAGTTGGTATGCACCAATATTGCAATAATTATGTGCAATATGGAAATGGTAATGCAAAAGACCAAATACATGATGCACTGCTATTCAATGTGTACAAATCCTGTGTCAGAGAAAACAAGAATAGCTGTAATCAAAGTATTTGCAGTCAAACTGATCTTGAGTATTATATTCTCATTTCTGTCACAAACACTTAGATAAATGTAGCATGCTCCCAGAAAACTAGCTCTTTACCATATTTAGCGCTATCAGATTTTCCAAATTAAGTTTATTTCATCAACAAGCAATTGCTGCACCAATCACACCAGTAATATAAGGGAGACAAAATgcaacaaagcaagaaaaagttacATTTATAGCTGATGTACATAGTCCAAAGtcttctaaccctaaccaaaaAAAGACGACAGTCTGAAAATCTTCACTTGTCCAAAGGAAAGcataaaggaaggaaaaaaacaaaacaaaacaaaaaatacaagaataagAGCAAAAGCCACTCCACCACGAAACCCCCAGACACCTAGACTCACTGAATACAAGAACAGATAAACTGAACCTCAAGATGAATGAAGAAGCACAGCAATTAACATTTAGCCAAATACTCGAGAACTTAATGTTCCATTCTGTCTTCATCCTTCtcctcatctttcttcttcattgctTCCTGCATGGCTTTTACAAAGGCCTCCAAGTCtgtgaacaaaaataatgtgaGCTGTGTACACTTTCTAATGGCTCAGACATTTACTAAGATTTAGCCTTATGTCATGTCAATGACATACTACAAGATGTCAAACTTTCTGATGCTTGTGTTTCAACATTGTATGAAACTAGGTAAACAGGATGAGGTGCTCATGATATActcaaataaaatcagaaattgTACACAACAAAGTCAGATGAAGAACACATACACTAATTTTCTAtggtttaaaaaacattacagagagaaagagaggtaatGACATTAATGTTTAGACAGCAAAtgccttttaaagaaatggCCTCCACATAATAAGGTGATATAGTGTGAGAGAGGTCCCTTAAGACAGCTTCACTTGGCAGAAAATTTAAAAGGTGCAAtgacaaaagttttaaagaatataGAACTGTTACAAATTTtagatcatttaaaaattttttactGTACAGTGATGAAAAGTTTCAAAATCCCCACAAGCTACACCATCACTCACCACCTTGGGCAGCAGCAGTGGCTACATCTTCCCCCAGACCAAACTGGTTTATCAGTGGCCCAATCTGCCCTGATTGCAGCGCTGCACTGAATGATGTCAAAGCCTTGAAAAGATTTAACAGGATGGGGATCAATCCAAATGTCATATATCAAAATCTGTGTCTCAAATAAGCTGTCAAAGAAATTGACATAGAGAACCATCTAACAGAggacacaaaaaaatgtgaataaaaagaaaagccaaaacttttttataaaaagtgaattgaataaaattataaactatGTGTTGAGGTCtgtataaaaagataatataaaaacCCACCAACACGAATAAAGTTCCAGTTTTCTAATTGATACTTCATCAGAAATGTTATGTCTTCATGATAAATGCCTTTACCTGTTGGAACTGTGGTGAAGACACAGTGTTCCTTAACTCCTCTTCAGTTTTAGGAAGAGATTCTCCTTCAGGCAAATAAGGTATCAGACGCTGCTGCACTTCTGGGTTTGCCAATATGGGTAGCATGGCCTCAGGGTTCAGTGCCTTCGCCAGGTCAACAACTGTACATTGTGAACAGATTTctttcaaatgaatttttttaagagtTGGGTACAAGTAAACAcagtaaaattatgttttttaacACTTGTGGGAGATAGCAATGGCATCTAAATATCTGCAATAAAATCCAACTTCTGATATATACACTTCAATGCACATCTACACCAAGATATGTAATGTAAGcaaatgcatgtatgcatgcaaatacacaaacattaaCTGCTAGATATAATTCAAGGGATCTTTCtttcaaacatgcacacaaattaaaCTGCAAAATAATTACTCTCTTTTGGCTCCTCAGCAggcactgcaaaaaaaaaaaaaattaataaacaaacaagtaagCTAAAAGTCTATTCAAAATACTgctttgctgtcagattttGAGTATCTTTACCAAATGCTTTTCCATAATATATTCATAAAGTACAATAAGGAAAAATACATAAGAATAAGCACAAAATGCATCCAGCAGACAAGTCAAAGGAATCTGGAATTCTTTGTTTAGTCTCTTTAAATCAATTTCTCTGTTTCATCAACAGGACATGTGCTTTCACACTAAATACAGcgaaatataaatacaaaagaaatcatGTTAAGAATGTAAAAGCTTATccataatcaatttaaaaaatacaccttTTACAGGCCAACAGATTTTCAACCCACTTCACActgcaaatgaaatatttactgtCTAATAAGCACCGGTGCACTGACCAAAGGTTGTATGTTGATTAAAGTCATTTACCAAACTAACCAATATATTACTCaaaataaactgaagaaaatgtttctttttttaaatggataatGAATATGTATTCTgtataagaagaaaaaactgcTTTTAGTATATTCAAGAAATAAGGAGGAAAGCAGCAACTGATGAGGAGAGGGCTGACCATTCATGGAGGAAAGGATGTTCTGAAGGTCACTCAGCTGAATCTGCTGGCGGGTGACTCCTGATGCTGTGCCACCTGCTGCTTGGGCACCAGGGGTTGTTGCAGGAACACTTGGCACTGCAGCTGTTGTGCCTGGGGCTGGTGCAGAGCTTACAGCtaagaaagaaacagcaaaaactgCAGTTATCTGTCTAGCTGAATGtactccctcccttctctccaGGGTAAAAACCCTGCACAGCCAAGCACTCGAAAATTCTTGCATATAGCAAATAAAGTTATACAGAACACTAGACAGATGAGGATGCACACAGTGATATGGATTTAGGTAACAACCTATGGTCAGCTGTAAGTGGCAGCAGAAATGAAGCATCTCCTAAATCAAAAGAACCTACTGTTCCTTACAGCAGAAATTGTACTGTGATAATATTggtgaacattatttttttaagaaaccaAACACAAAACCTATGTCACATGACTAGATCACTATTAAGATAAGTGTAACCACAATAGAAACACAATGCAAAAGTAATGTTGTGCCGTTCTTATTGGAAAAAACATAAAGAGAGGAAAATCTCTCCACCTGAACTTCCAGCAGCTGGATTAATCAGAGCTGCAGCAGTCATAGGTCGTGGAGGAGTTGGAGTAGTCTCCCCTGATGAACGGCTGCCAGAAGCTGATGAAACACGCAGGGGTCTTGGGGGGACAAGGGAAACGaagataaataaagaagaaactcAGTAATATAAAGAAGGATAGGTAGAAGAGATGTTGTAATAACGTGCACACAAGACAGCCAATACAAGGTTTATGCATCCAAATTACAATATTGGTTACAATAGTTGCATCATATAGTTGACAAAATAAGATGGTGTTATAACATGTTGACAAAAACGTAGAATGTGATCGCACATCTACAAACTCAAAGCTAACTATAAATCACACActatattttaagaaacaatTCTTAGACTAATAAATGCTATTCTGGGCCAAAAAATAGTCTTCAAGTAAATCTGAATAAAACAGCTAGTCATAATTTAAAGCTCAGCTGATAAAGCACACACgcgaaagaaaattaaattcagTTAAGCTGAGGGTGCGCAGAAATTACAGTTTTTAACTCTGAAAGTTCAGATATTTTTACTTACCTATTGAACAGATGTGGTTTTTcaactacttttacaaaaaaagggaGTAAATTTATCACAA
This window of the Pomacea canaliculata isolate SZHN2017 linkage group LG4, ASM307304v1, whole genome shotgun sequence genome carries:
- the LOC112561442 gene encoding proteoglycan 4-like isoform X1, with amino-acid sequence MVPMVRVVRASFHHQVVFKSAPRRSTFLDRYKMNGHNGSTEGRKKDDKSMAEFVFRREEEWTAKDLYDTWRTSLPMLVIVNKGFYGNREELSFCTGQVLLLHRTDVQERALVYDKQGKTFSIPLDYSHYFAANDSQEEMSLRDIIVKHGVPVRIRFAESGVHTKENKSLCDTLNVAAVLQEPFFLANTVNQGRLLESVITVPLYLKEVTFCRITDLVDKTRFTGLQDFMASITGQLCQVDFTAEYGDKEMVKLSDKTVTPSANIYPDIETNVYINIKQTGYRQPPPPRPKSTSVIPESKTVKPKPQPPEGQKEQLCVNINRDQMSPTSKLPPSTPRRPPPPVPVDEHLDTSSAAPSNAEQQGSSIYEIPEPASGQTRVSLVEKGKKVMHNLQKEQPNIVKSELDKALAKRRDRARDGDAGSVPKTEAEAFKCKKDSEIPSVAPVGVVSLSMRPVGEESPVPVGFAPPGSAEGKESRTDEKRSKTSTEKTAITAPKPSEAAPPVLNSSMKPLAMTPLKTDVMADSKEKRKIPKLFGKSESEEGDDKPKVLPKPKIGPLSFEPVQMEAKSAASESTYVNQQQMAMIRPTISSKITETDTSSSNGLEPKPAVTSLLEATNASGGASSVEKSGASQSNSLRETNADEKPWPLTLNQMTIAQVTDVLSKLKLEKYVAKFQEEMVDGSVLSRLNDDALSTDFEMRLVEVARLRSFVETGRIPM
- the LOC112561442 gene encoding proteoglycan 4-like isoform X2 gives rise to the protein MAEFVFRREEEWTAKDLYDTWRTSLPMLVIVNKGFYGNREELSFCTGQVLLLHRTDVQERALVYDKQGKTFSIPLDYSHYFAANDSQEEMSLRDIIVKHGVPVRIRFAESGVHTKENKSLCDTLNVAAVLQEPFFLANTVNQGRLLESVITVPLYLKEVTFCRITDLVDKTRFTGLQDFMASITGQLCQVDFTAEYGDKEMVKLSDKTVTPSANIYPDIETNVYINIKQTGYRQPPPPRPKSTSVIPESKTVKPKPQPPEGQKEQLCVNINRDQMSPTSKLPPSTPRRPPPPVPVDEHLDTSSAAPSNAEQQGSSIYEIPEPASGQTRVSLVEKGKKVMHNLQKEQPNIVKSELDKALAKRRDRARDGDAGSVPKTEAEAFKCKKDSEIPSVAPVGVVSLSMRPVGEESPVPVGFAPPGSAEGKESRTDEKRSKTSTEKTAITAPKPSEAAPPVLNSSMKPLAMTPLKTDVMADSKEKRKIPKLFGKSESEEGDDKPKVLPKPKIGPLSFEPVQMEAKSAASESTYVNQQQMAMIRPTISSKITETDTSSSNGLEPKPAVTSLLEATNASGGASSVEKSGASQSNSLRETNADEKPWPLTLNQMTIAQVTDVLSKLKLEKYVAKFQEEMVDGSVLSRLNDDALSTDFEMRLVEVARLRSFVETGRIPM
- the LOC112561445 gene encoding proteasomal ubiquitin receptor ADRM1-like isoform X1; translated protein: MATALFGSSAGRSQSKNLVEFRAGKMYMKGKMVHPDKRKGLVYVYQSEDSLMHFCWKDRSSGNAEEDLIIFPDDVEFKHVSQCTTGRVYVLKFKSSLRKFFFWMQEPKTDKDSEYCKKVNDFLNNPPTPGSSRGGGLTSEMSGLGSRGRGQDSQMLDRLLTNIIDADSDLQSMLGGMSQQQLMQLLGGMGMGTPGNMSSLMGRPASAQSTMSEPPLRVSSASGSRSSGETTPTPPRPMTAAALINPAAGSSAVSSAPAPGTTAAVPSVPATTPGAQAAGGTASGVTRQQIQLSDLQNILSSMNVPAEEPKEIVDLAKALNPEAMLPILANPEVQQRLIPYLPEGESLPKTEEELRNTVSSPQFQQALTSFSAALQSGQIGPLINQFGLGEDVATAAAQGDLEAFVKAMQEAMKKKDEEKDEDRMEH
- the LOC112561445 gene encoding proteasomal ubiquitin receptor ADRM1-like isoform X2, which translates into the protein MATALFGSSAGRSQSKNLVEFRAGKMYMKGKMVHPDKRKGLVYVYQSEDSLMHFCWKDRSSGNAEEDLIIFPDDVEFKHVSQCTTGRVYVLKFKSSLRKFFFWMQEPKTDKDSEYCKKVNDFLNNPPTPGSSRGGGLTSEMSGLADSDLQSMLGGMSQQQLMQLLGGMGMGTPGNMSSLMGRPASAQSTMSEPPLRVSSASGSRSSGETTPTPPRPMTAAALINPAAGSSAVSSAPAPGTTAAVPSVPATTPGAQAAGGTASGVTRQQIQLSDLQNILSSMNVPAEEPKEIVDLAKALNPEAMLPILANPEVQQRLIPYLPEGESLPKTEEELRNTVSSPQFQQALTSFSAALQSGQIGPLINQFGLGEDVATAAAQGDLEAFVKAMQEAMKKKDEEKDEDRMEH